The proteins below come from a single Kitasatospora sp. NBC_00315 genomic window:
- a CDS encoding pentapeptide repeat-containing protein → MSENHPPGPVDGGPTDLRADCGNCFALCCVALPFAASADFAVDKPAGKPCTNLREDFRCGIHTRLRPSGFQGCTVYDCFGAGQRVSRITFGGRDWRREPGSARQMFEVFPVVRHLHELLWYLTEALTLAPAAGMRAELRHAVAETERLAGQDAEALVRLDVSGHRATVNALLLRASELARAGVARKPKDRRGADLIGARLRGADLRGANLRGAYLIAADLTGADLRSADLIGADLRDARLAGADLTGSIFLTQAQLNAAKGDGATGLPAALTRPAHWAG, encoded by the coding sequence GTGTCCGAGAACCACCCGCCGGGGCCGGTCGACGGCGGCCCCACCGACCTGCGGGCCGACTGCGGCAACTGCTTCGCGCTCTGCTGCGTCGCCCTGCCCTTCGCGGCCTCGGCGGACTTCGCGGTCGACAAGCCCGCCGGAAAGCCCTGCACGAACCTGCGGGAGGACTTCCGCTGCGGGATCCACACCCGGCTCCGGCCGAGCGGCTTCCAGGGCTGCACCGTGTACGACTGCTTCGGCGCCGGGCAGCGGGTCTCCCGAATCACCTTCGGCGGACGGGACTGGCGCCGGGAACCCGGCAGCGCCCGGCAGATGTTCGAGGTCTTCCCGGTCGTACGCCATCTGCACGAGCTGCTCTGGTACCTGACCGAGGCACTGACGCTGGCCCCGGCCGCCGGGATGCGCGCCGAGCTCCGCCACGCGGTCGCCGAGACCGAGCGGCTGGCCGGCCAGGACGCCGAGGCCCTGGTACGGCTGGACGTCTCCGGGCACCGGGCGACCGTGAACGCGCTGCTGCTGCGCGCCAGTGAGCTCGCCCGGGCGGGCGTCGCGCGAAAGCCGAAGGACCGCCGCGGCGCCGACCTGATCGGGGCCCGGCTGCGGGGCGCCGACCTGCGGGGCGCGAACCTGCGCGGGGCGTACCTGATCGCCGCCGACCTCACGGGCGCCGACCTGCGCTCCGCCGACCTGATCGGCGCCGACCTCCGCGACGCGCGACTGGCCGGCGCCGACCTCACCGGGAGCATCTTCCTCACCCAGGCACAGCTCAACGCGGCGAAGGGCGACGGCGCCACCGGACTGCCGGCGGCCCTGACCCGCCCGGCGCACTGGGCCGGGTAG
- a CDS encoding CocE/NonD family hydrolase, translating to MQHPSSYPCRTVREDVRIPLADGVELYARIWRPVTTEAVPALLEYLPHRLADRTAARDAQRHPWYAGHGYASVRVDIRGHGNSGGLPGDEYCAQELADGVAVIEWLADQQWCDGSVGMFGIAWGGFNSLQIAALAPPALKAVVSVCAGDDRYDNDVHYFGGSLLAVDMHARSAAMLACAARPPDPKYVGDHWRRMWLERLEALAPFIEPWLGHQTRDDYWRRGSVCEDYGAIKAAVLAVGGWADPYRDAVLRLIEHLDAPVRGLIGPWSHQYPDGALPPGPAIGFLQETLRWWDHWLKGDDTGVMREPALRGWINESVPPATDYGIRPGRWVGEESWPSPDVRDIHYGLDTALRGAGTASADRFVHVRSPQHTGVDAGRFIPLGGAADLPPDQREEDGRSVCFETAPLPERVEILGRAAVELRLRTPARRGQVIARLCDVAPDGSSTLVTRGVLNLSARHGRDRAVEWTPGATEDVAFGLVGIGHAFPAGHRVRLSLSSAYWPWIWPQPEDEGFELDPGHSALTLPVRHLAADAGSAPVSFGPPEQAAPLELRHTEPLTCRPPRVVLRDVATDEWRLEVDPGQGGATIHPDGLVYDEHAVEAYRILSGDPLSAATRSDWTIRLERQDIGWDVTVQTRSEITCDATHFTARSHLTALEGGTVIFTRVWEQRIPREAA from the coding sequence GTGCAGCACCCGTCGTCCTACCCCTGCCGGACGGTCCGCGAGGACGTCCGGATCCCGTTGGCGGACGGCGTCGAGCTGTACGCCCGGATCTGGCGCCCGGTCACCACCGAAGCCGTCCCCGCCCTGCTCGAATACCTGCCCCACCGGCTCGCCGACCGGACGGCCGCGCGCGACGCCCAGCGCCACCCCTGGTACGCCGGCCACGGCTACGCCTCGGTACGCGTCGACATCCGGGGCCACGGCAACTCCGGCGGCCTGCCCGGCGACGAGTACTGCGCCCAGGAGCTCGCCGACGGGGTCGCCGTCATCGAGTGGCTGGCCGACCAGCAGTGGTGCGACGGGAGCGTCGGCATGTTCGGCATCGCCTGGGGCGGCTTCAACAGCCTGCAGATCGCCGCCCTCGCCCCGCCCGCGCTCAAGGCCGTGGTGAGCGTCTGTGCCGGCGACGACCGCTACGACAACGACGTGCACTACTTCGGCGGATCGCTGCTCGCCGTGGACATGCACGCGCGCTCCGCCGCCATGCTGGCGTGCGCCGCCCGCCCGCCGGATCCGAAGTACGTCGGCGACCACTGGCGCCGGATGTGGCTGGAGCGGCTGGAGGCCCTCGCCCCGTTCATCGAGCCCTGGCTGGGCCACCAGACCCGCGACGACTACTGGCGCCGCGGGTCGGTCTGCGAGGACTACGGCGCGATCAAGGCCGCCGTGCTCGCCGTCGGCGGCTGGGCCGACCCGTACCGGGACGCCGTGCTGCGCCTGATCGAGCACCTGGACGCCCCGGTCCGCGGCCTGATCGGGCCCTGGTCGCACCAGTACCCCGACGGCGCCCTGCCACCCGGCCCTGCCATCGGCTTCCTCCAGGAGACGCTGCGCTGGTGGGACCACTGGCTCAAGGGCGACGACACCGGTGTCATGCGGGAGCCCGCGCTGCGCGGCTGGATCAACGAGTCGGTACCGCCCGCGACCGACTACGGGATCCGCCCGGGCCGCTGGGTGGGCGAGGAGTCCTGGCCCTCCCCCGACGTCCGCGACATCCACTACGGTCTGGACACCGCGCTGCGCGGCGCCGGCACCGCCTCCGCCGACCGGTTCGTGCACGTGCGCTCCCCCCAGCACACCGGGGTCGACGCGGGCCGCTTCATCCCGCTCGGCGGCGCCGCCGACCTGCCGCCCGACCAGCGCGAGGAGGACGGCCGCTCGGTCTGCTTCGAGACCGCCCCGCTGCCCGAGCGGGTCGAGATCCTCGGCCGGGCCGCCGTGGAACTGCGGCTGCGCACCCCCGCCCGCCGCGGGCAGGTCATCGCCCGGCTGTGCGACGTGGCGCCCGACGGCTCGTCCACGCTGGTGACCCGGGGCGTGCTCAACCTCTCCGCCCGGCACGGCCGCGACCGCGCCGTCGAGTGGACCCCGGGGGCCACCGAGGACGTCGCGTTCGGCCTGGTCGGCATCGGCCACGCGTTCCCGGCGGGCCACCGGGTCCGGCTCTCGCTCTCCTCGGCGTACTGGCCCTGGATCTGGCCGCAGCCCGAGGACGAGGGCTTCGAGCTGGACCCCGGCCACAGCGCCCTGACCCTGCCGGTGCGCCACCTCGCCGCCGACGCCGGCAGCGCGCCCGTCTCCTTCGGCCCGCCGGAGCAGGCCGCACCGCTGGAGCTGCGCCACACCGAACCGCTCACCTGCCGCCCGCCGCGCGTCGTCCTGCGCGACGTCGCCACCGACGAATGGCGGCTGGAGGTCGACCCCGGCCAGGGCGGCGCCACCATCCACCCCGACGGCCTGGTCTACGACGAACACGCCGTGGAGGCCTACCGCATCCTCTCCGGCGACCCGCTGAGTGCCGCGACCCGCTCCGACTGGACCATCCGGCTGGAGCGCCAGGACATCGGCTGGGACGTCACCGTGCAGACCCGCTCCGAGATCACCTGCGACGCCACCCACTTCACCGCCCGCAGTCACCTCACCGCCCTGGAGGGCGGCACGGTGATCTTCACCCGCGTCTGGGAGCAGCGGATCCCGCGCGAAGCGGCCTGA
- a CDS encoding ArnT family glycosyltransferase — protein MTTTSSFPPTSEPWPEAANYPPPQAPARDAVDAPLFPPVELPEPGPKGPASWSGRLRTLPGRTWRGRADDPRWARPALLGLLAATAVLYFWNLTASGWANSFYSAAVQAGSQSWKALFYGSSDSANFITVDKPPMSLWPMALSVRIFGLSSWAILAPQVLMAVGTVATVYATVRRRFSPLGGLVAGAALALTPVAALMFRFNNPDALLVLLMTLAAYGVVRATETASTRWLVFTGVMFGFGFLTKTLQAFLILPAFALIYLVVAPTGLGRRVRQLLYGALAMVVSAGWWVAIVQLVPAADRPYIGGSQDNDFLSVTFGYNGFGRITGDETGSVGGGGGGGAGGAGGGMWGSTGITRLFDGDIGGQIAWLMPAALILLVLGLWGTRRYARTDSARTAFLVWGGWLLCTGLTFSFMSGIFHQYYTVALVPAVAALVGMGVDGLWRVRHRLPYAAVLGATLAVTAIWAFVLLGRSSTFLPWLRWAVLLGGLVAAFGLVVAGRLAARVATAVGLVGLAAALGGPTAYALDTVSTGHSGSIVTAGPAVQGAGFGGPGGGRTGGGAEFFGAGQIPGRAGQSQAGQGRPGQSQGGRAGQGQNGFPGMPQGGFGGRTGTGGQGGAAGGFGGRGGAGGGAGGGGGAGGGAGGGGMGGLLNGAQVSSELAAMLKQDAGQYTWVAAAVGSQNQASYQLATGEPVMALGGFNGTDPSLTLSAFQQYVQEGKVHYFIGGSQGRATGTEAGTGEAGATTGFGGMGGGMGGSSDSNEISTWVSSHFTAKTVGNATVYDLTAPTG, from the coding sequence ATGACCACGACCAGTTCCTTCCCTCCGACCAGCGAACCGTGGCCCGAGGCTGCGAACTACCCGCCGCCCCAGGCCCCGGCGCGTGACGCGGTCGACGCCCCGCTGTTCCCGCCCGTCGAGCTGCCCGAGCCGGGCCCCAAGGGCCCGGCCTCCTGGTCCGGACGACTGCGCACCCTCCCCGGCCGCACCTGGCGGGGCCGGGCGGACGACCCGCGCTGGGCCCGCCCCGCGCTGCTCGGGCTGCTGGCGGCGACAGCCGTCCTCTACTTCTGGAACCTCACCGCCTCCGGCTGGGCGAACTCGTTCTACTCCGCCGCCGTGCAGGCGGGCAGCCAGAGCTGGAAGGCCCTCTTCTACGGCTCCTCGGACTCGGCCAACTTCATCACGGTCGACAAGCCGCCGATGTCGCTCTGGCCGATGGCGCTGTCCGTCCGGATCTTCGGGCTGAGCTCGTGGGCGATCCTGGCACCGCAGGTGCTGATGGCGGTCGGCACGGTCGCCACCGTGTACGCGACCGTACGCCGGCGCTTCTCGCCGCTCGGCGGCCTGGTGGCCGGCGCCGCGCTGGCGCTCACCCCGGTGGCGGCGCTCATGTTCCGGTTCAACAACCCGGACGCGCTGCTCGTGCTCCTCATGACGCTGGCCGCGTACGGCGTGGTCCGGGCCACCGAGACGGCGAGCACCCGGTGGCTGGTGTTCACCGGCGTGATGTTCGGTTTCGGCTTCCTGACCAAGACCCTGCAAGCCTTCCTGATCCTGCCCGCCTTCGCGCTGATCTACCTGGTGGTCGCGCCGACCGGCCTGGGCCGGCGGGTGCGCCAGCTGCTGTACGGGGCCCTCGCGATGGTCGTCTCGGCCGGCTGGTGGGTCGCGATCGTCCAGCTCGTCCCGGCGGCCGACCGGCCGTACATCGGCGGCTCGCAGGACAACGACTTCCTCTCCGTGACCTTCGGCTACAACGGCTTCGGCCGGATCACCGGCGACGAGACCGGCAGCGTCGGTGGCGGCGGTGGCGGCGGCGCGGGTGGCGCGGGCGGCGGCATGTGGGGCAGTACCGGGATCACCCGGCTGTTCGACGGCGACATCGGCGGGCAGATCGCCTGGCTGATGCCCGCCGCACTGATCCTGCTCGTCCTCGGCCTCTGGGGCACCCGCCGCTACGCCCGCACCGACAGCGCCCGCACGGCCTTCCTGGTCTGGGGCGGCTGGCTGCTCTGCACCGGCCTGACCTTCAGCTTCATGTCGGGCATCTTCCACCAGTACTACACCGTGGCGCTCGTCCCGGCCGTCGCCGCACTGGTCGGCATGGGCGTGGACGGCCTGTGGCGGGTCCGGCACCGGCTGCCGTACGCGGCGGTGCTGGGCGCGACCCTGGCGGTCACCGCGATCTGGGCGTTCGTCCTGCTGGGGCGCAGCTCGACGTTCCTGCCGTGGCTGCGCTGGGCGGTCCTGCTCGGCGGCCTGGTGGCGGCCTTCGGCCTGGTGGTGGCCGGCCGGCTGGCCGCCCGGGTCGCGACCGCGGTCGGGCTGGTGGGCCTCGCGGCGGCGCTGGGCGGCCCCACGGCGTACGCGCTGGACACGGTCTCGACCGGTCACTCCGGGTCGATCGTGACCGCCGGACCGGCCGTTCAGGGCGCGGGCTTCGGCGGGCCCGGCGGCGGCCGTACGGGCGGCGGCGCGGAGTTCTTCGGCGCCGGCCAGATCCCGGGCCGGGCCGGTCAGAGCCAGGCGGGCCAGGGCCGGCCCGGTCAGAGCCAGGGCGGCCGGGCGGGCCAGGGTCAGAACGGCTTCCCCGGCATGCCGCAGGGCGGCTTCGGCGGCCGGACCGGCACGGGCGGCCAGGGCGGCGCGGCCGGCGGCTTCGGCGGCCGCGGTGGTGCGGGCGGCGGCGCGGGCGGCGGCGGTGGTGCGGGCGGCGGCGCGGGCGGCGGCGGTATGGGCGGTCTGCTCAACGGCGCCCAGGTCAGCAGCGAGCTGGCGGCCATGCTGAAGCAGGACGCCGGACAGTACACCTGGGTCGCCGCCGCGGTCGGCTCGCAGAACCAGGCGAGCTACCAGCTGGCCACCGGCGAGCCGGTGATGGCGCTCGGCGGCTTCAACGGCACCGACCCCTCGCTGACCCTGAGCGCCTTCCAGCAGTACGTGCAGGAGGGCAAGGTCCACTACTTCATCGGCGGTTCGCAGGGCCGTGCCACCGGCACGGAGGCGGGCACCGGTGAGGCGGGCGCCACGACCGGCTTCGGCGGCATGGGCGGTGGCATGGGCGGCTCCTCGGACTCCAACGAGATCTCCACCTGGGTGTCCTCCCACTTCACCGCCAAGACGGTCGGCAACGCCACCGTGTACGACCTGACGGCCCCCACCGGCTGA
- a CDS encoding alpha/beta hydrolase, whose protein sequence is MLSLTGLPLQIAAVAAAILVFAATMYLWPRFGGRSWRSWLGRVGAFLATQLAVLVAMGLIANGYFGFYSSWSDLLGSDGGPGTVVDHRPNGAVAVMGEQKVYSEQGSARERSGVIQQVDVRGAVSGLRSEAYVYLPPQYFQPEYAAHAFPMALVLAGYPGSAEKLISLMQYPASALKAIEQKKLPPTVLVLMRPTVAGNRDTECVDVPGGPQVETFFTADLPKALSATYRLADDPGSRAVIGNSTGGYCALKFALRKPDAYRSAISLSGYYTAPIDETTGDLFGGDARLKQQNDLLWRLRNEPAAPVSLLLATSYDENNYQETQTMVGAFRAPTQLSTITLNSGGHNFHTWTREIPPALEWLGKHLTDHQTV, encoded by the coding sequence GTGCTCAGCCTCACCGGACTTCCGCTCCAGATCGCCGCCGTCGCCGCGGCGATCCTCGTCTTCGCCGCCACCATGTACCTCTGGCCGAGATTCGGCGGGCGGAGCTGGCGGTCCTGGCTGGGCAGGGTGGGCGCGTTCCTCGCCACCCAGCTGGCGGTGCTGGTCGCGATGGGCCTGATCGCCAACGGCTACTTCGGCTTCTACAGCTCCTGGAGCGACCTGCTCGGCTCGGACGGCGGCCCAGGGACCGTCGTCGACCACCGGCCCAACGGCGCCGTCGCGGTGATGGGCGAGCAGAAGGTCTACTCCGAGCAGGGCTCGGCCCGCGAGCGCTCGGGCGTGATCCAGCAGGTCGACGTGCGCGGCGCGGTGAGCGGCCTGCGCAGCGAGGCCTACGTCTACCTGCCGCCGCAGTACTTCCAGCCCGAGTACGCCGCGCACGCGTTCCCGATGGCGCTGGTGCTGGCCGGATACCCCGGGTCGGCGGAGAAGCTGATCTCCCTGATGCAGTACCCGGCCTCCGCCCTGAAGGCGATCGAGCAGAAGAAGCTGCCGCCCACCGTGCTGGTGCTGATGCGTCCCACCGTCGCGGGCAACCGCGACACCGAGTGCGTGGACGTCCCGGGCGGTCCGCAGGTGGAGACCTTCTTCACGGCCGACCTGCCGAAGGCGCTGTCCGCCACCTACCGGCTCGCCGACGACCCCGGCTCGCGAGCCGTGATCGGCAACTCCACCGGCGGCTACTGCGCGCTGAAGTTCGCCCTGCGCAAGCCCGACGCGTACCGCTCCGCGATCTCGCTCTCCGGCTACTACACCGCGCCGATCGACGAGACCACCGGTGACCTCTTCGGCGGGGACGCCCGTCTCAAGCAGCAGAACGACCTGCTCTGGCGGCTGAGGAACGAGCCCGCCGCACCGGTCTCGCTGCTCCTCGCCACCAGCTACGACGAGAACAACTACCAGGAGACCCAGACGATGGTCGGCGCGTTCAGGGCGCCGACCCAGCTGTCGACCATCACGCTGAACAGCGGCGGCCACAACTTCCACACCTGGACGAGGGAGATTCCGCCCGCCCTGGAGTGGCTGGGCAAGCACCTGACGGATCATCAGACTGTCTGA